A single genomic interval of Candidatus Bathyarchaeota archaeon harbors:
- the smc gene encoding chromosome segregation protein SMC: protein MPYVKKIELRGFKSFGPKTVTVTLDKGFTAVTGPNGSGKTNIVDAILFVLGELSARRMRAENLAKLIFHGSPDAGLGKAKSARVVLQFDNKDGRIPIDTNTVTISREVFRNGQCVYRLNGRRISRTNINNMLSMAGISSTSHNIILQGTINRMTDISSKDRRKILEDMVGIAQYDSEKAEAEEKLRVAEISIRTAMGRIDEVQKRVDDLERERNELLRYNFIQNEIKRFEAIKLSHQISITEEKGTEISSKLEEAQRRFENLRQVRDKMRDNRHSIEREWRRLSSDMVEEGGTRVLEVQIKIGDLKSRLTELSTKTSAGTTTLEGLRKVRENNIQQLDSMQAEISENRKRMQQLKRKRERLLKDFDAKQAEHDILTSETTQLWGDIGENSKEIRETEQQLDRLYQELADLKADYAQGQTSKRILLHRLNDLKTRKERFTVTLEELEKSFVDLKDVQKEQKTRLNSLQKSLERRIIQKEAVEREIDEAGEIAGTAREAVVEFATQRELAEAVAAEENALRNIEELGELGVISGVYGRLKNLIKIEGRYKQALEAAGAGWLDALVVRDFEAAFTCAETLRRLKLGRIRIIPIKGLARKVASPRELRNVEGFATAFVKCAREHEPAVDFVFGDTVVARNDKTALGVCQKGYRSVTTNGDVYEVGGGLESGFFRAPIDFSAIIPSETAIKSLDEAVRALKEHLARRGKDVSFFEEEIELTRSEIIGLSEAIGTLDAEIARVKKSTKVTKRNIRRIGFYIQGVQAKLEKEKTEIGLQKAQRHAIRKDMRKLRTKLAELRRKTDPTHIQKLEIQRDRLAENIIMLRQNLGSVKTEFSTLQSKYDNVLRLGYRNVKVQLRKVEKQLAVVEKEVYEALQEKEQLKEELLKLEKSREELSRTVLGAREEAKKFTAQIDDIDKELRKIDAEYERADRLRNQLQLSHQTLQLQVDGFRRQLREFGYEKLISITPRQLEEAETSLRMMEFEVERLGAVNQLALSHYAEQISRYKELSLRMNELEREKQSIIAFMNEVERKKRAVFMEAFEKINKNLRRYFLKVTDGGNAELKLENPEDPFSGGIDMIVRFPGKQPLLVSGASGGERSVSAVAFLLAIQELTPAAFYILDEVDAHLDALHVAKLGELLAEEADKSQFIVVTLKPEMVNKAQKIYGVYERNGVSKVVSTMFTEAKS from the coding sequence ATGCCCTACGTGAAAAAAATCGAATTAAGAGGCTTCAAATCTTTTGGGCCAAAAACAGTAACTGTCACCTTAGACAAGGGTTTCACTGCCGTAACAGGACCAAACGGCAGCGGCAAAACAAACATCGTGGACGCTATTCTTTTTGTCTTAGGTGAACTCAGCGCGAGGAGAATGCGCGCCGAAAACCTGGCTAAATTAATATTCCACGGTTCACCAGATGCGGGATTAGGAAAAGCAAAGTCGGCTAGGGTTGTGCTCCAATTTGATAACAAAGATGGGCGTATACCTATAGACACCAACACTGTGACGATATCTAGAGAAGTTTTCAGAAACGGGCAGTGCGTCTACCGACTTAATGGACGAAGAATTTCGAGAACAAACATTAATAATATGCTCTCCATGGCAGGGATCTCATCTACTAGCCACAACATAATATTACAAGGCACAATTAACCGCATGACAGACATTTCTTCAAAAGACCGCCGAAAGATTCTTGAAGACATGGTGGGCATCGCTCAGTACGATTCTGAGAAAGCAGAAGCAGAAGAAAAACTACGAGTAGCTGAGATTTCAATTCGAACTGCCATGGGAAGAATCGACGAGGTGCAGAAACGAGTTGACGACCTTGAAAGAGAAAGAAACGAGCTACTTCGATATAACTTCATACAAAACGAAATAAAACGATTTGAAGCAATAAAGCTTTCTCACCAAATCTCAATCACCGAAGAGAAAGGGACGGAAATCTCTTCAAAACTTGAAGAAGCTCAACGCAGATTTGAAAACCTACGCCAAGTCCGCGACAAAATGCGGGATAACCGCCATTCCATTGAACGCGAGTGGAGAAGACTCAGCTCGGATATGGTGGAGGAAGGCGGTACACGGGTTCTTGAAGTTCAAATTAAAATAGGAGATTTGAAATCAAGACTAACTGAACTTTCAACAAAGACAAGTGCAGGCACAACCACTCTTGAAGGTTTAAGGAAAGTTAGGGAGAACAATATTCAACAGCTTGATTCGATGCAGGCTGAGATAAGTGAAAATCGCAAAAGAATGCAACAGCTAAAAAGAAAACGAGAGCGACTGTTAAAGGACTTCGACGCCAAACAAGCTGAACATGATATTCTCACCAGCGAGACTACACAACTCTGGGGAGATATTGGAGAAAACAGTAAAGAAATCCGGGAAACCGAACAGCAACTTGACAGGCTTTACCAAGAACTCGCTGACTTGAAGGCCGACTATGCTCAAGGGCAAACATCTAAAAGAATTTTGCTCCACAGACTAAACGACCTAAAAACTCGAAAGGAAAGGTTCACCGTCACTCTGGAAGAACTAGAAAAATCTTTTGTTGACTTGAAAGACGTTCAAAAAGAACAGAAAACGCGGCTGAACAGTCTGCAAAAGTCGCTTGAACGTAGAATCATACAGAAAGAGGCAGTTGAACGAGAAATTGATGAAGCAGGAGAAATTGCAGGCACCGCACGCGAAGCAGTTGTCGAGTTTGCAACCCAACGGGAACTTGCCGAAGCAGTCGCTGCAGAAGAAAACGCCTTGAGAAACATTGAAGAATTAGGCGAACTTGGGGTCATCTCAGGCGTTTATGGACGTCTTAAGAATTTGATCAAAATTGAAGGCCGCTACAAACAAGCTTTAGAAGCGGCTGGAGCAGGTTGGCTAGACGCTTTAGTAGTGCGTGATTTCGAAGCCGCATTTACGTGTGCTGAAACATTGAGACGTCTAAAACTTGGTAGGATTAGAATTATCCCGATAAAGGGGCTGGCAAGGAAAGTTGCGAGTCCGCGAGAATTAAGGAATGTTGAGGGATTCGCAACGGCCTTTGTGAAGTGTGCAAGAGAACATGAGCCAGCAGTTGATTTCGTTTTTGGCGATACGGTCGTTGCAAGGAACGATAAGACAGCATTGGGTGTATGTCAAAAAGGATACAGAAGTGTAACGACAAATGGAGACGTTTACGAAGTTGGGGGAGGGTTAGAAAGCGGCTTTTTCCGTGCACCCATCGATTTCTCCGCAATAATTCCAAGCGAAACCGCTATCAAAAGCCTAGATGAAGCCGTGAGAGCCCTTAAAGAACACTTAGCAAGAAGAGGAAAAGACGTTTCATTCTTCGAAGAGGAGATAGAGCTAACTCGAAGCGAGATAATAGGATTATCTGAAGCCATCGGCACCCTCGATGCTGAAATAGCTAGAGTTAAAAAAAGCACTAAAGTCACAAAACGAAACATCCGACGAATAGGCTTTTACATTCAAGGCGTTCAAGCAAAGCTGGAAAAAGAAAAAACGGAAATCGGGCTTCAAAAGGCTCAGCGACATGCAATTCGAAAAGACATGCGAAAACTGCGCACCAAATTGGCTGAATTAAGGCGCAAAACAGACCCGACACACATACAGAAGCTAGAAATCCAGAGGGATAGATTAGCCGAGAACATTATCATGCTTAGACAAAACTTAGGTAGTGTCAAAACAGAGTTCTCAACTTTGCAATCGAAATATGACAACGTTCTAAGGTTAGGCTACCGAAACGTCAAAGTTCAGCTTAGGAAGGTAGAAAAGCAGCTCGCAGTTGTGGAAAAAGAAGTTTATGAGGCACTGCAAGAAAAAGAACAGTTAAAAGAGGAACTTCTCAAGCTCGAAAAATCTAGAGAAGAACTTTCTCGCACTGTCCTAGGCGCAAGAGAAGAAGCAAAGAAGTTCACCGCTCAAATTGACGACATTGATAAGGAACTCAGAAAGATAGATGCTGAATACGAGCGTGCAGACCGTTTGCGCAATCAGCTTCAACTTTCACATCAAACATTACAACTTCAGGTGGACGGTTTTAGACGACAGTTAAGAGAATTCGGCTATGAAAAATTAATATCAATAACTCCTAGGCAACTTGAAGAAGCTGAAACTTCTCTTAGAATGATGGAATTTGAAGTAGAACGGCTAGGAGCAGTCAACCAGCTCGCTCTTTCTCATTACGCTGAACAAATATCCCGCTATAAGGAACTGTCACTACGCATGAACGAGCTGGAACGCGAAAAGCAATCCATAATAGCCTTCATGAACGAAGTAGAACGCAAAAAACGCGCGGTCTTCATGGAGGCTTTCGAAAAAATAAATAAAAACTTGAGGAGATACTTCTTAAAAGTAACAGATGGGGGTAATGCAGAGCTAAAGCTAGAGAACCCTGAAGACCCGTTCTCCGGAGGCATCGACATGATAGTTCGGTTTCCAGGCAAACAACCCTTACTCGTAAGCGGAGCCAGCGGCGGAGAAAGATCGGTTTCGGCAGTTGCATTTTTATTGGCCATACAAGAGCTTACGCCAGCCGCATTTTACATTCTTGACGAAGTTGACGCTCACTTAGATGCCTTGCATGTTGCAAAACTAGGAGAGCTTTTAGCAGAAGAGGCGGACAAATCTCAATTCATAGTAGTCACGTTGAAGCCTGAGATGGTTAACAAAGCTCAAAAAATTTACGGAGTTTACGAACGCAATGGAGTCTCCAAAGTGGTTTCCACCATGTTCACGGAGGCCAAATCCTAG
- a CDS encoding SMC-Scp complex subunit ScpB — MEQASPETTSPEINRQKQRLALIEAALYVAGRPLDLKTLASVVKTRSKNLVQQLARTLKQEYDNRNTSLEILELMDERFVMQLRPEYSPRVQRLAMRPLLTVGPLKTLSYIAYRQPVPQKQVLNVRGHHVYSHLKQLEDFGLITREPVGRTKVIRTTQFFADYFGLSHDLRAMKRQLKKVFGSAEPESKGKEEK, encoded by the coding sequence GTGGAGCAAGCATCGCCTGAGACAACATCGCCAGAAATAAACAGGCAGAAACAGCGCCTAGCATTAATAGAGGCAGCATTGTACGTCGCCGGAAGACCGTTAGACTTGAAAACTTTAGCCTCTGTAGTTAAGACGCGTTCAAAAAATCTGGTTCAACAACTTGCACGCACCCTTAAACAAGAATATGACAATCGAAATACGAGTTTGGAAATATTAGAGTTGATGGATGAACGCTTCGTCATGCAACTAAGACCAGAATACTCTCCGCGCGTGCAAAGACTAGCTATGCGCCCCCTCCTGACGGTTGGCCCGTTAAAAACACTTTCATACATTGCCTATAGACAGCCTGTCCCCCAAAAACAAGTACTAAACGTCCGTGGCCACCATGTGTATAGCCACCTGAAGCAGTTAGAGGACTTTGGACTAATCACACGAGAACCTGTAGGTCGAACAAAAGTTATACGGACGACCCAATTTTTCGCAGACTACTTTGGCCTAAGCCACGACCTACGCGCCATGAAACGCCAACTCAAAAAGGTTTTTGGATCCGCCGAACCCGAATCCAAAGGAAAAGAAGAGAAATAG
- a CDS encoding 30S ribosomal protein S8e — protein sequence MSVWHGDSHKKKLSGGRKRAHRKKRRFERGSFPVETRLSERKLKTVRRRGGNIKTRALREKQASISNPATGKTEKTEILRVVKNPANIDYDRRGVITKGTIIETKLGLARVTSRPGQHGLINAILIPEKQ from the coding sequence TTGTCTGTTTGGCACGGAGATTCACACAAAAAGAAACTTTCAGGCGGTCGCAAACGCGCCCATCGCAAAAAACGCCGCTTCGAACGAGGTTCTTTCCCAGTAGAAACTAGGTTGAGCGAAAGAAAACTAAAAACAGTTCGCCGACGAGGCGGTAACATAAAAACACGAGCCCTCAGAGAAAAACAAGCAAGCATTTCCAATCCAGCAACAGGAAAAACAGAAAAAACAGAGATCCTGCGAGTAGTGAAAAACCCAGCTAACATAGACTATGACAGACGCGGTGTAATCACAAAAGGAACAATTATAGAGACAAAGTTAGGACTTGCACGTGTAACTTCACGTCCTGGGCAACACGGATTAATAAACGCCATTTTGATTCCAGAAAAACAATAG
- a CDS encoding signal recognition particle protein Srp19 (binds to 7S RNA to mediate binding of the signal recognition particle protein Srp54), whose translation MRKQKKILLWPVYFDSSKTRKEGRRVPKNIAVPNPNLAEIQKAAEHLELKPEVETNSTYPTIHWRKTGRIMVQKRETKMQTLMKMAEEIAAIRQETRE comes from the coding sequence ATGCGAAAGCAGAAGAAGATACTTCTTTGGCCAGTCTATTTCGACTCGTCTAAGACGAGGAAGGAAGGACGAAGAGTGCCAAAAAATATTGCAGTGCCAAACCCAAACTTGGCAGAAATTCAAAAAGCGGCAGAACATTTAGAATTGAAGCCGGAAGTCGAAACGAATTCCACCTACCCAACGATTCATTGGCGAAAAACTGGACGGATAATGGTGCAGAAAAGAGAGACAAAAATGCAAACTTTAATGAAAATGGCTGAGGAAATAGCAGCCATCCGTCAGGAAACAAGAGAATAG
- a CDS encoding DDE-type integrase/transposase/recombinase has protein sequence MITTTQQTARKERGKTIAIIGGQVKFFEETIFEVKSQSGNGKYEVLKTSIGWMCSCPDHIYRHIKCKHIYAVNFSLALKKRVESKRITPINNVSSCIYCKSTNIVKDGVRHNKHTDIQKFYCRNCQQYFSFNVGFEKMKHSPQAITTALQLYFSGESLRNTQKSLRLLGVEVVHSTVYKWIKKYIGLMEKYIEKLKPEVSDTWRADELWVKFKGDMKYVFAIMDDETRCWIAQEVAETKFKHDARKLFQLAKKVTGKKPMTLITDGLPAYNDAYKKEFWTLRNPRTNHIRHIKIRGDKNNNKMERLNGEIRDREKVMRGLKKKDTPILKGYQIFHNYIRTHEGLNGKTPAEACGINVEGKNKWKTLIQNASRNGN, from the coding sequence ATGATAACTACTACACAACAAACCGCTCGAAAAGAACGGGGAAAAACAATAGCGATTATAGGCGGTCAAGTGAAGTTTTTTGAAGAAACTATTTTTGAAGTGAAAAGTCAGTCGGGTAATGGCAAATATGAGGTTTTGAAAACGAGTATAGGTTGGATGTGTAGTTGCCCAGACCATATTTACCGACACATTAAATGCAAACACATCTACGCAGTCAATTTTTCTCTAGCATTAAAGAAACGAGTAGAATCTAAACGAATAACTCCAATAAACAATGTTTCTTCTTGCATCTACTGTAAATCAACAAACATAGTAAAGGATGGAGTCCGACACAACAAACACACAGACATTCAAAAGTTCTACTGCCGAAACTGTCAACAATACTTCTCTTTCAATGTAGGATTTGAAAAGATGAAACATAGCCCCCAAGCAATAACCACGGCATTGCAACTATACTTCAGTGGAGAATCTTTAAGGAACACTCAGAAATCGTTGAGACTTTTAGGCGTGGAAGTTGTACACTCAACGGTTTACAAATGGATAAAGAAGTACATCGGTTTAATGGAAAAATACATCGAGAAACTAAAACCAGAAGTTTCTGACACTTGGAGAGCTGACGAACTTTGGGTAAAATTCAAAGGCGACATGAAATACGTCTTCGCTATAATGGATGATGAAACACGTTGCTGGATAGCTCAAGAAGTTGCAGAAACCAAGTTTAAGCATGATGCTAGAAAGCTGTTTCAGTTAGCCAAGAAGGTAACTGGAAAAAAGCCTATGACATTGATAACTGACGGTCTTCCAGCTTACAATGACGCATACAAGAAAGAGTTCTGGACACTTAGAAATCCAAGAACCAACCACATACGACACATCAAAATACGAGGCGACAAGAACAACAACAAAATGGAAAGACTAAACGGAGAAATTCGTGATAGAGAAAAAGTCATGAGAGGATTGAAAAAGAAAGACACTCCAATACTTAAGGGATACCAAATATTTCATAACTACATTAGAACCCACGAAGGTTTGAACGGCAAAACACCCGCAGAAGCATGTGGAATAAACGTTGAAGGAAAGAACAAGTGGAAAACTCTAATTCAAAACGCAAGTAGAAACGGAAATTAA
- a CDS encoding Gar1/Naf1 family protein, translating into MQHLGHVLHVSVSRNLILKAKLQPKIGDKVVDENLRYVGSVFDVFGPVSSPYVSVKPIITEPQSLIKSTLYTIPSTARRKEKRKYAR; encoded by the coding sequence TTGCAGCATTTAGGTCATGTGCTTCACGTAAGTGTAAGTCGGAATTTAATTCTAAAGGCAAAACTTCAGCCAAAAATCGGCGACAAAGTTGTAGATGAAAACCTAAGATATGTTGGTTCTGTTTTCGATGTTTTCGGTCCTGTTTCCTCACCTTACGTTTCAGTAAAACCTATAATAACAGAGCCGCAAAGCTTGATTAAAAGTACACTTTACACGATTCCCTCTACAGCAAGGAGAAAGGAGAAGAGAAAGTATGCAAGATAA
- a CDS encoding transcription initiation factor IIB: protein MQDKGSSTITSASTQPVKVQKCPECGSDRLIRDYETAEIVCMDCGIVIAAKLQDTGPEWRAFDDEQRAKRIRVGAPLTYTIHDKGLSTVIDWHDRDVYGKRLSPGQKAQVYRLRKWQRRIRVSDATERNLAYALSEISNIANALSLPKNILETASVIYRRAVKARLIRGRSIQGVTAAAIYVACRQCTLPRTLEEIAQASHINKKEVGRSYRFLVKELDYFIPPLKPSQYIAKFSNQLTMQGKVEEIAHKILATAKELRLTSGRGPTGIAAAASYIASVLTGERKTQREIAEIAQVTEVTIRNRYKELVERLSFAISM from the coding sequence ATGCAAGATAAAGGAAGCTCTACGATTACTTCTGCTTCCACTCAGCCAGTAAAAGTTCAAAAATGCCCAGAATGTGGAAGCGACCGCCTTATACGTGATTATGAGACTGCTGAAATTGTTTGCATGGATTGCGGTATTGTCATTGCTGCAAAGCTTCAGGATACGGGACCTGAATGGAGGGCATTTGACGATGAGCAACGGGCTAAAAGAATACGGGTAGGTGCGCCGTTAACATATACGATTCATGATAAAGGCTTATCCACTGTGATTGACTGGCACGACCGAGATGTTTATGGCAAGCGTCTTTCACCTGGCCAAAAGGCACAGGTTTATCGTCTTAGAAAATGGCAGCGGCGTATTCGAGTTTCAGATGCTACGGAACGGAATCTGGCTTATGCACTTTCAGAAATTAGCAACATTGCTAATGCCCTCAGCTTGCCCAAAAACATTCTCGAAACCGCTTCAGTAATTTATCGAAGGGCTGTAAAGGCACGTCTAATTCGCGGTCGGTCTATTCAAGGCGTAACTGCTGCTGCAATATATGTTGCCTGTAGGCAGTGTACTCTTCCAAGAACTTTGGAAGAAATTGCCCAAGCTTCACACATAAACAAGAAGGAGGTTGGCCGTAGCTACCGTTTCCTCGTCAAAGAACTTGATTACTTTATTCCACCACTTAAGCCAAGTCAATATATCGCGAAGTTTTCGAATCAGTTGACGATGCAGGGCAAAGTAGAAGAGATAGCTCATAAGATCTTGGCAACCGCAAAGGAGTTGAGATTGACTTCAGGAAGAGGCCCCACAGGTATCGCTGCAGCTGCAAGCTACATCGCATCTGTCTTAACAGGAGAAAGAAAGACTCAACGAGAAATCGCTGAAATTGCGCAAGTCACAGAAGTAACCATAAGAAACCGTTACAAAGAACTTGTTGAACGCCTCTCATTCGCAATAAGCATGTAG
- a CDS encoding MoaD family protein: MRLFTMLRELAQKGDETLEFDVGFVTVKDVLEELVRRHGKEFKDYLYDEKRRVREHLQLLVNGKSVSLSEGLETRLREGDEVAIVPPVGGG; this comes from the coding sequence GTGCGATTGTTTACGATGTTGCGTGAATTGGCTCAAAAAGGTGATGAGACCTTGGAATTCGATGTGGGATTCGTTACTGTCAAGGATGTCTTGGAAGAACTGGTGAGACGGCATGGGAAAGAGTTCAAAGACTACTTATATGATGAAAAAAGGAGGGTGCGGGAGCATTTGCAGTTGCTTGTTAATGGGAAGAGTGTAAGCTTGTCGGAGGGGTTGGAGACGCGGTTGAGGGAAGGCGATGAGGTAGCGATTGTTCCGCCTGTAGGCGGCGGCTAA
- the gcvPB gene encoding aminomethyl-transferring glycine dehydrogenase subunit GcvPB produces MTDFKQARWNEPVIFELGRNSRRGYIVPKIENSIRQTLGDVQTLLPEKIRRQSPPELPGLSEVEVVRHFTRLSQMNYCVDLGLYPLGSCTMKYNPKINDLLASLPSLTQLHPYQNEKNVQGTLEILYDLGKWLAEITGTYEISLQPAAGAHGEFLGALIMRAFHKLNGNLSNRSEFIIPDSAHGTNPASATMAGFNVIIVPSDKSGCIDIEALKTAVSNRTAGLMLTNPNTLGIFEENIEEIADIIHDAGGLLYYDGANLNAILGKVRPGAMGFDIVHINIHKTFGTPHGGGGPGAGPVGVSEELEKFLPVPRIVFDGENYHLDYDRPSSIGKVRSFYGNVAVLLRAYAYILSLGAEGLKEAAEVSVLNANYLVKKMEGIGAYELPYDAKRPRKHECVFSAKPLQKREGVRVIDISKRLLDYGIHAPTTYFPLIVEEALMIEPTESFEREELDRFVEAMRKIAEEAEVNPDIVLRAPRNTAVTRLDEVKASHPRTMALSWKMYKKKGSQKAL; encoded by the coding sequence ATGACAGATTTCAAGCAAGCACGCTGGAACGAACCTGTTATCTTTGAGCTTGGACGCAATAGTCGTAGAGGCTACATAGTGCCTAAGATTGAGAATTCTATTAGGCAAACGCTAGGCGACGTACAGACTTTGCTCCCTGAGAAAATACGTCGCCAATCGCCTCCAGAACTGCCTGGACTATCAGAGGTTGAAGTTGTTCGTCACTTCACTAGGCTTTCTCAAATGAACTATTGTGTAGATTTGGGACTTTACCCTCTTGGAAGTTGCACGATGAAGTACAATCCAAAAATCAACGATCTCTTAGCTAGCTTGCCATCTTTGACTCAGCTCCATCCATACCAAAATGAGAAGAACGTGCAAGGCACGCTTGAAATTCTCTACGATCTAGGTAAGTGGCTCGCTGAAATTACAGGCACCTACGAAATCTCACTTCAACCTGCAGCAGGGGCGCATGGTGAATTTTTAGGTGCCCTCATAATGCGGGCTTTCCACAAGCTTAACGGGAACCTTTCAAACCGTAGTGAGTTCATAATACCCGACTCTGCTCATGGGACTAATCCTGCGAGCGCCACAATGGCTGGCTTTAACGTAATAATTGTGCCTTCCGACAAAAGTGGATGCATAGATATTGAAGCTTTAAAAACAGCCGTTTCAAACCGAACAGCTGGTTTGATGCTAACCAACCCAAATACGTTGGGCATTTTTGAGGAAAATATCGAAGAAATAGCAGACATAATTCACGATGCTGGCGGGCTGCTTTACTACGACGGTGCAAACCTCAACGCAATTCTCGGCAAGGTTAGGCCAGGCGCAATGGGCTTCGACATAGTTCACATAAACATCCATAAGACCTTTGGCACGCCGCATGGTGGGGGAGGACCTGGTGCAGGGCCAGTAGGTGTATCTGAAGAATTGGAAAAATTTCTTCCTGTCCCACGAATAGTTTTTGATGGTGAGAATTATCATTTGGACTATGATAGGCCTAGTAGTATTGGTAAAGTCAGAAGTTTCTATGGAAATGTGGCGGTTCTCCTCAGAGCATACGCTTACATACTTAGTTTAGGCGCAGAAGGATTGAAAGAAGCCGCAGAGGTTTCGGTGTTAAACGCAAACTATCTAGTTAAGAAGATGGAAGGAATCGGTGCTTATGAGCTGCCCTACGATGCAAAGAGGCCGAGGAAGCATGAATGTGTATTCAGCGCAAAACCTCTTCAGAAAAGGGAAGGTGTAAGGGTCATAGACATTTCTAAACGACTCCTTGACTATGGGATTCATGCGCCCACCACTTATTTTCCATTGATTGTGGAAGAGGCTTTGATGATTGAACCGACGGAATCTTTTGAAAGAGAGGAGCTTGACCGCTTCGTTGAAGCTATGCGGAAGATTGCTGAAGAAGCAGAGGTTAACCCAGATATCGTTTTGAGAGCGCCCAGAAACACTGCTGTTACGAGGTTGGACGAGGTAAAAGCTTCACATCCAAGAACCATGGCGCTAAGCTGGAAAATGTATAAGAAAAAAGGCTCTCAAAAAGCACTGTGA
- the gcvPA gene encoding aminomethyl-transferring glycine dehydrogenase subunit GcvPA, whose product MAEPYTHPYIPNSKPEIKKAMMEEIGIENIDELYSDVPKRFMLKHRLNLPSPTSEYEVKRHIESLLAKNKTCQDMPVFLGAGCWPHYVPAVVDNIVQRTELLTSYTPYQPEISQGMLQLLFEYQSMICELTGMDVANSSLYDWASALGEAARMAMRITGRREILVPKVIHPERYATLETYIEPIGMDVQKVGYERTTGQLNLEDLETKISDKTAGIYIENPSYLGFVETKGEEVAEIAHNQGALFIVGVDPISLGVLKAPGNYDADIVIGEGQPLGNPMNFGGPLLGIFACRDDMSMIRQMPGRIIGITTTRDGSSKGFCMVLQTREQHIRRQKATSNICTNESLCAAASAVYLALLGPNGLKELGETIMLKTHYAIKRLSEIEGISTPVFQSPHFQEFTMNFAKWRISNVHERLLKRNVQGGKDISKEFPELGETALYCVTEVHSKKDIDELADILEEVLRRGEN is encoded by the coding sequence TTGGCTGAGCCCTATACCCATCCTTATATTCCAAATTCGAAGCCGGAAATCAAAAAAGCAATGATGGAAGAAATTGGCATAGAAAACATCGACGAACTGTACTCTGATGTTCCAAAACGATTTATGCTAAAACACAGGTTGAACCTGCCAAGCCCAACATCTGAATATGAAGTTAAACGCCACATAGAGTCGCTATTGGCTAAGAACAAAACCTGCCAAGATATGCCTGTTTTTTTAGGTGCTGGGTGCTGGCCACACTACGTACCTGCTGTGGTTGATAATATTGTTCAACGAACCGAACTTCTTACCTCTTACACACCTTATCAACCTGAGATTTCGCAAGGCATGCTTCAATTACTCTTCGAATATCAAAGTATGATATGCGAACTTACTGGCATGGACGTTGCTAACAGTTCCTTGTACGATTGGGCTTCAGCGCTAGGAGAAGCTGCGCGAATGGCCATGCGCATAACTGGTCGTCGAGAAATTCTGGTTCCCAAGGTTATTCACCCTGAACGCTATGCCACGTTGGAGACGTACATAGAACCGATAGGGATGGATGTTCAAAAAGTAGGTTACGAAAGAACAACTGGACAGTTGAACCTAGAAGATTTAGAGACAAAAATTTCTGACAAGACTGCAGGTATCTACATTGAAAATCCTTCTTACTTAGGCTTTGTTGAAACGAAAGGCGAGGAAGTTGCAGAAATCGCTCATAACCAAGGAGCCTTATTTATTGTCGGTGTCGACCCCATTTCACTTGGGGTTTTGAAAGCTCCTGGAAATTATGATGCAGACATTGTTATTGGCGAAGGGCAACCTCTCGGAAACCCTATGAATTTTGGCGGTCCTCTGCTCGGAATTTTCGCCTGTAGGGACGACATGTCAATGATTCGGCAGATGCCTGGGCGAATTATTGGCATAACGACCACTCGAGATGGAAGCAGTAAAGGTTTCTGCATGGTGCTTCAAACTCGTGAACAGCATATTCGACGGCAAAAAGCTACATCTAATATCTGCACTAATGAATCTCTATGCGCTGCTGCATCTGCAGTTTATTTGGCGCTACTTGGACCCAACGGCTTGAAAGAACTCGGCGAAACTATTATGCTCAAGACGCATTATGCTATAAAGCGTTTGTCAGAGATTGAAGGCATAAGTACACCTGTTTTCCAATCGCCCCATTTTCAAGAGTTCACTATGAACTTCGCCAAATGGCGTATTAGCAACGTACATGAAAGATTACTGAAACGTAATGTTCAAGGCGGAAAGGACATCTCAAAAGAGTTTCCAGAACTTGGTGAAACGGCACTTTACTGTGTCACAGAGGTGCATTCAAAAAAGGACATTGATGAATTAGCCGATATTCTGGAAGAAGTTCTGCGAAGAGGTGAGAATTAA